Proteins found in one Gigantopelta aegis isolate Gae_Host chromosome 12, Gae_host_genome, whole genome shotgun sequence genomic segment:
- the LOC121386445 gene encoding kelch-like protein 3, with protein MDCTKNNILQNIHDEMVKGTFNDLDIVCENGTTSANRLVLAAMSSYFRAMLTSDMTESRTGVLNLPTVSVSVFQDILKMSLCSLDLVNEDNCVKVLDACEMMQLDDVKDLCHRYLKKSLVMNADNCLHWWRLMNRYNVRDSSNRAVSYLKENLTEFVERENIVHLSKTELLEILSKDDLKCKEDVIMKGVMKWLEGNNPDADDVTSIFEMIRIECVDPQFLIENVSFSKFIFENTSVQQMIKGVLCSRVMRTGSTSRSDSGCGNVFILHYDETKKTNSLLSCFTSEGTWEDVPPAPVDPGRWYSAASLGNNVYITGGWIRTKCTLVYDVCRREWETGPDLKQQRLVHCMATANSKVYAVGGSISNTIEEMSESDTCWQVVGDLKQNRELAFAATVGHNILVMGGQSEGCGSDVMQCFNTATRCVSNLSSRLPYRSICLRGSVHLPDVYLLDGDGNVMHVQVIDSDGEIHIQVKSTAKWRSFEYCFGVLWQNGSLLSFSGAYTNCEIRKYNLAEGKEDNITFPESTRSGDVLGVLPVDHKA; from the coding sequence ATGGATTGTACTAAAAACAACATTCTCCAAAACATCCACGACGAAATGGTCAAAGGTACATTCAATGACCTTGACATTGTCTGTGAGAATGGGACAACGAGTGCAAACCGTTTGGTCCTGGCCGCGATGTCGTCTTACTTCCGGGCAATGCTGACATCAGACATGACAGAGAGTCGGACAGGTGTCTTGAATCTGCCTACTGTCTCGGTGTCAGTGTTCCAGGATATTCTGAAGATGTCTTTGTGTTCACTGGATCTTGTAAACGAAGACAACTGCGTCAAAGTGTTAGACGCATGCGAAATGATGCAGCTTGATGACGTCAAAGATCTGTGTCATCGTTATCTTAAGAAAAGTCTAGTGATGAACGCCGACAATTGTCTACATTGGTGGAGACTTATGAATCGCTACAATGTTCGTGATTCGTCCAACAGAGCAGTCTCTTATCTGAAAGAAAACTTGACCGAGTTTGTTGAAAGAGAAAACATTGTTCATTTGTCAAAGACAGAACTCTTAGAAATCTTATCCAAAGATGATTTGAAATGCAAGGAAGATGTAATTATGAAAGGTGTCATGAAATGGCTTGAAGGAAATAACCCGGATGCAGATGACGTAACAAGTATCTTTGAAATGATCAGGATTGAATGTGTTGATCCACAGTTCCTCATTGAAAATGTGTCGttttcaaaattcatttttgaaAACACCTCTGTTCAGCAAATGATAAAAGGTGTTCTTTGTTCTCGCGTTATGAGAACTGGTTCAACCAGCAGATCTGATAGTGGATGTGGGAATGTTTTCATATTACATTACGATGAAACTAAGAAAACAAATTCTCTTCTGTCTTGTTTTACATCAGAAGGGACATGGGAAGACGTTCCACCTGCTCCAGTAGATCCTGGACGGTGGTATTCAGCTGCGAGTCTAGGTAACAATGTCTACATCACTGGTGGTTGGATTAGAACAAAATGTACACTCGTCTACGACGTCTGTAGAAGAGAGTGGGAAACAGGTCCAGATCTCAAACAACAACGCTTGGTTCACTGCATGGCCACAGCTAATTCTAAAGTGTATGCAGTTGGTGGTAGTATCAGCAACACGATTGAAGAGATGAGCGAGAGTGACACATGCTGGCAGGTTGTTGGAGATTTGAAACAGAACAGAGAGCTTGCATTCGCTGCTACAGTTGGACACAACATTCTGGTGATGGGTGGACAAAGTGAAGGATGTGGATCAGATGTTATGCAGTGTTTCAATACAGCGACTCGCTGTGTGTCTAACCTCAGCTCACGTTTACCATACAGATCGATCTGTCTGAGAGGTTCGGTTCACCTCCCTGATGTATATCTGCTGGACGGTGATGGAAATGTGATGCACGTCCAGGTCATTGACAGTGATGGTGAAATTCATATTCAAGTCAAGTCAACAGCGAAATGGCGATCATTTGAATATTGTTTTGGTGTATTATGGCAGAACGGAAGCTTGCTGTCCTTCAGTGGCGCGTACACTAATTGTGAAATTCGAAAATACAACCTGGCTGAAGGGAAAGAGGACAATATAACATTCCCAGAATCAACGAGAAGTGGTGATGTGCTTGGTGTTCTGCCAGTGGATCATAAAGCATAA